One part of the Gossypium raimondii isolate GPD5lz chromosome 1, ASM2569854v1, whole genome shotgun sequence genome encodes these proteins:
- the LOC105786398 gene encoding aquaporin TIP1-1, with product MPIRNIAVGRPEEATHPDALKAALAEFISTLIFVFAGSGSGMAFNKLTDGGATTPAGLVAASLAHGFALFVAVSVGANISGGHVNPAVTFGAFVGGNITLLRGILYWIAQLLGSTVACLLLKFATSGLGVPAFGLSSGVGALNAFVFEIVMTFGLVYTVYATAVDPKRGNLGVIAPLAIGLIVGANILAGGAFDGASMNPAVSFGPALVSWSWENHWVYWAGPLIGGGLAGLVYEFLFINQTHEQLPNH from the exons ATGCCGATCAGAAACATAGCCGTTGGCCGGCCTGAAGAAGCTACTCATCCAGATGCTCTTAAAGCAGCTTTAGCTGAGTTCATATCAACGTTAATCTTCGTTTTTGCTGGATCTGGTTCAGGCATGGCTTTTAATAAGCTGACCGACGGCGGTGCAACAACTCCGGCTGGTCTCGTTGCTGCCTCTCTAGCTCACGGATTTGCGCTTTTCGTCGCTGTCTCCGTCGGCGCTAACATCTCCGGTGGCCATGTCAATCCCGCCGTTACATTCGGTGCTTTCGTTGGCGGGAACATTACTCTTTTACGTGGTATCCTTTATTGGATTGCTCAACTCCTTGGCTCAACCGTCGCTTGCCTGTTACTTAAGTTCGCCACTAGTGGCCTG GGAGTACCAGCTTTCGGACTATCATCCGGCGTGGGAGCATTAAACGCGTTCGTTTTCGAGATCGTGATGACTTTCGGACTGGTCTACACCGTTTACGCCACAGCCGTCGATCCTAAAAGAGGCAACTTGGGAGTGATCGCACCGTTGGCGATCGGTTTAATCGTGGGAGCCAATATTTTAGCCGGTGGGGCATTCGACGGAGCCTCAATGAACCCAGCCGTTTCATTTGGACCAGCCTTGGTTAGCTGGTCCTGGGAAAACCACTGGGTCTACTGGGCTGGACCACTTATTGGTGGTGGGCTCGCTGGTCTCGTCTATGAGTTCCTCTTCATTAACCAGACCCATGAACAACTCCCTAATCATTAG
- the LOC105786399 gene encoding carbonic anhydrase Nec1, whose product MGFVASKRSSMKGQKQPAFIPLFLIFSVLFLCFSASVASNDEEVEDEREFDYNEKSEKGPHHWGDLKKEWAACKTGAMQSPIDLTNDKVKIIAKSVNLEKNYKPAESIIKNRGHDISLQWPDHKAGSITIDGIEYVLLQVHWHSPSEHTINGKRYALEAHMVHKAADPNVKSGLAVSALLYEHGSPNDFLSQLISNITDMTDEVQERSMGVTDPNLIEIDGVEYYRYIGSLTVPPCTEGVIWIINKKIATVSKEQVHAIREAVHDYAEQNARPVQTHNEREMELHSPHS is encoded by the exons ATGGGTTTTGTAGCCTCAAAAAGATCAAGCATGAAAGGCCAAAAACAACCCGCTTTCATTCCactttttctcatattttcagTTTTGTTTCTCTGCTTCTCTGCTTCTGTTGCCAGCAACGACGAAGAAGTAG AGGATGAGAGGGAATTCGATTACAATGAGAAAAGTGAGAAAGGGCCACATCATTGGGGAGATCTTAAGAAAGAATGGGCTGCTTGCAAAACTGGTGCTATGCAGTCCCCAATCGATTTAACAAATgataaagtgaaaataatagCGAAATCTGTAAATCTAGAGAAGAATTACAAGCCTGCAGaatcaattatcaaaaacaGGGGCCATGATATTTCG CTTCAATGGCCGGATCATAAAGCGGGTTCAATTACAATCGATGGAATCGAATATGTTCTCCTACAAGTTCATTGGCACTCACCTTCTGAACATACCATTAATGGCAAAAG GTATGCCTTGGAGGCACATATGGTGCATAAAGCCGCGGACCCTAATGTGAAGAGCGGATTAGCTGTTTCTGCACTACTTTACGAACATGGTTCACCTAATGATTTCCTATCCcag CTCATAAGCAACATTACAGATATGACTGATGAGGTCCAAGAAAGATCAATGGGGGTGACTGACCCAAACCTTATAGAAATTGATGGCGTGGAGTATTATAGATACATTGGTTCTTTGACTGTCCCTCCTTGCACTGAAGGTGTCATTTGGATTATTAACAAGAAG ATAGCAACTGTTTCGAAGGAACAAGTACATGCAATCCGAGAGGCTGTTCATGAT tatGCAGAACAAAATGCAAGACCAGTGCAGACACACAATGAACGAGAGATGGAACTTCATAGTCCCCACAGCTGA
- the LOC105787363 gene encoding alpha carbonic anhydrase 7 — translation MKNQTRPAFIHVLLIFSALFHSYSTSVSAQEVEDEQEFSYSEESGKGPNQWGNIKKEWSDCKTGKNQSPIDIPSRKTKVIKNPGRLDMLYKPTEFIVKNRGHDISLKIHWLKSAGSIKINGTEYFLQQAHWHSPSEHAIDGRRYALEVHLVHQAKDPKVKHNLAVVGLLYKYGKPDAFLSKLLGKISATNDEIHEKPLGFVDPTHIDTRMGGKAYYRYIGSLTVPPCTEGVIWSVQKQVKQVSEEQVHAIRVLVHDKAEENARPVQPLNQREVELYSPI, via the exons ATGAAGAACCAAACCAGACCAGCTTTTATTCATGTTTTACTTATCTTTTCGGCCCTGTTTCACTCCTATTCCACCTCAGTTTCAGCTCAAGAAGTTG AGGATGAACAAGAATTTAGTTACTCGGAGGAAAGTGGGAAAGGACCCAATCAATGGGGAAATATCAAGAAAGAATGGTCTGATTGCAAAACTGGAAAAAATCAATCACCAATTGATATTCCGAGTCGTAAGACGAAGGTAATAAAGAATCCTGGAAGGCTAGATATGTTATATAAGCCCACAGAATTTATTGTTAAGAACCGAGGCCACGATATTTCG TTGAAAATTCATTGGCTGAAGAGTGCGGgttcaatcaaaatcaatggCACAGAATACTTTCTTCAACAGGCACATTGGCACTCTCCTTCTGAACATGCCATTGATGGCAGAAG ATACGCTTTGGAGGTACATTTGGTGCACCAAGCCAAGGACCCTAAAGTGAAGCACAATCTAGCTGTTGTTGGGCTACTTTACAAGTATGGAAAACCCGATGCTTTCCTCTCCAAG CTCTTAGGCAAGATTAGTGCCACGAATGATGAAATCCATGAAAAGCCATTGGGGTTTGTTGATCCAACCCATATTGATACAAGGATGGGTGGCAAGGCGTATTACAGATACATTGGTTCTTTGACTGTCCCTCCTTGCACTGAAGGTGTCATTTGGTCAGTCCAGAAGCAG GTAAAACAAGTTTCAGAGGAGCAAGTTCATGCAATCCGTGTACTTGTGCATGAT aaagcAGAAGAAAATGCAAGACCAGTGCAGCCACTAAATCAAAGAGAAGTAGAACTTTACAGTCCCATATGA